A DNA window from Solanum lycopersicum chromosome 3, SLM_r2.1 contains the following coding sequences:
- the LOC101253978 gene encoding fatty acid elongase 3-like, with protein MTETTMIQTLRYYLSEHPSIVGFRWTDSQSWGNTWVFLFISISAYIILSVFLHLFLLLVFRHRRPLPLGPIPAVHSLSMALISFTIFAGILLSAAAEIRDTRWFWRRYKTTAFQWLLCFPIGTRPSGRVFFWSYIFYLSRFVHSLRTFFTILRRRKLSFYQLFNHSILIFMSFLWLEFSQSFQVLGIILTTSIYSVVYGYRFWTAVGLPSKCFHFVNHCQIVLLSCNVICHIGVLLLHLLRGGCNGIGAWILNSVLNAAILFFFLNYYVKLHLEKKRKIGADKQKDN; from the coding sequence ATGACTGAAACTACGATGATTCAAACCCTACGTTATTACCTCTCTGAACATCCTTCAATCGTCGGATTCCGATGGACTGATAGCCAATCATGGGGCAACACGTGGGTTTTCCTGTTTATTTCGATATCGGCCTACATTATTTTATCAGTTTTCCTCCATCTCTTCCTCCTCCTGGTGTTCCGTCACCGTCGTCCTCTTCCTCTGGGTCCGATCCCTGCTGTTCACTCTCTTTCCATGGCGTTAATCTCGTTTACTATATTCGCCGGAATCCTCCTCTCCGCTGCGGCAGAGATCCGTGATACCCGTTGGTTCTGGCGGAGGTACAAAACGACAGCGTTTCAATGGCTTCTGTGTTTCCCTATCGGTACTCGTCCATCGGGTCGGGTTTTTTTCTGGTCCTACATCTTCTACCTCTCTCGATTCGTTCACAGTTTGCGTACGTTTTTCACCATCCTCCGTCGTCGTAAACTGTCGTTTTATCAGCTATTCAATCActccattttaattttcatgtCATTTTTATGGCTTGAATTCTCCCAATCATTTCAAGTACTTGGTATAATATTAACCACATCAATTTACTCAGTGGTTTATGGTTACAGATTTTGGACTGCTGTTGGATTACCGAGTAAGTGTTTTCATTTTGTGAATCACTGTCAAATTGTGTTGTTGAGTTGTAATGTAATTTGTCATATTGGAGTACTTTTGCTTCATTTGTTAAGAGGGGGATGTAATGGAATTGGTGCTTGGATTCTCAATTCAGTACTCAATGCTGctattctcttcttcttccttaatTACTATGTCAAATTGCAtttggagaagaagagaaaaattggAGCGGATAAACAAAAGGATAATTGA